The Streptomyces sp. NBC_00224 genome has a window encoding:
- a CDS encoding TadE/TadG family type IV pilus assembly protein has translation MKQGLCAARWARQGHGDEGSAAIEAAIILPVLIMFLCLAVAGGRIVTSGAKLDAAAQDAAREASIHRTAAAAQSAARSAADESLQDQGIACASTSVSIDTGGLRVPVGQVGTVTVTVTCTVPLAELLLPGLPGAKTLTSTATSVVDQYRQRALGFANSEVPWSTNRSAGAER, from the coding sequence GTGAAACAAGGTCTATGCGCGGCCCGTTGGGCCCGCCAAGGACACGGCGATGAGGGCAGCGCAGCGATCGAGGCGGCCATCATCCTCCCGGTACTGATCATGTTCTTGTGTCTGGCTGTCGCGGGCGGCCGGATCGTCACCTCCGGCGCGAAGCTCGACGCGGCAGCCCAGGACGCGGCGCGCGAAGCCTCGATCCACCGCACAGCGGCAGCGGCCCAGAGCGCCGCGCGGTCAGCGGCTGATGAGTCCTTGCAGGACCAGGGCATCGCGTGCGCATCGACCAGCGTCAGCATCGACACCGGCGGTCTGCGCGTGCCGGTCGGTCAGGTCGGCACCGTCACGGTCACCGTGACCTGCACGGTCCCCCTGGCCGAACTCCTGCTGCCGGGCCTGCCAGGAGCCAAAACGCTCACTTCGACGGCGACTTCGGTGGTGGACCAGTACCGGCAAAGAGCTCTTGGGTTCGCGAATTCTGAAGTGCCGTGGAGTACGAACCGAAGTGCGGGTGCTGAGCGGTGA
- a CDS encoding TadE family protein translates to MSIIFPFVLLATLAVIQASLWFYARQIALTAAREGLTAARAYQSPPADGAARARGVLGRSAGDSLRGYSVVATSNGQRVRVRVSGTALSILPGLPGLRVTQSASGPLERWVARP, encoded by the coding sequence ATGTCGATCATCTTCCCGTTCGTCCTGCTCGCCACGCTCGCCGTCATCCAGGCTTCCCTGTGGTTCTACGCCCGCCAGATCGCGTTGACCGCGGCCCGTGAGGGCCTCACCGCCGCCCGCGCCTACCAATCGCCCCCCGCCGATGGAGCGGCCCGGGCGCGTGGCGTGCTGGGGCGCAGCGCCGGGGACAGCCTGCGCGGCTACAGCGTCGTCGCCACCAGCAACGGGCAGCGGGTGCGGGTGCGGGTATCGGGCACGGCCCTGTCGATCCTGCCTGGTCTGCCGGGTCTCCGGGTGACGCAGTCGGCGTCCGGGCCCCTGGAACGCTGGGTGGCGAGACCGTGA
- a CDS encoding type II secretion system F family protein → MNLLPVVVSGGTVGAGLALLVRELLTPQPALGPALERSAPADLTAPEPQWDREERWGRWLLARLQRLPGVRVPATDLALLGQGPGQFMLKKTALAGFGLLGPAIATIPWIIAGVGLPFYVPAGAGLLAAALLFLIPDLAVRDQAKRAREEFAHALSAYLDLVALKRAADAGPAQALEKAATVGEGWPFLYLQGALRRARLEKIPPYQALTELSAQYRLPVLDDIADIMRGSATDGAAVYKALRARSAALNAELLAAQAAEANTASEKMTAPGALLAVLVMLLMAFPAVIRMLAL, encoded by the coding sequence GTGAACCTGCTCCCCGTCGTGGTGAGCGGCGGTACGGTCGGCGCCGGCCTCGCGCTCCTGGTCCGCGAACTCCTCACACCCCAGCCCGCGCTGGGACCAGCCCTTGAACGCAGTGCCCCGGCGGACCTGACGGCGCCGGAGCCGCAGTGGGACCGCGAGGAGAGATGGGGCCGGTGGCTGCTGGCCCGCCTGCAGCGGCTGCCGGGCGTGCGGGTCCCCGCCACCGACCTGGCCCTGCTCGGGCAGGGGCCGGGCCAGTTCATGCTCAAGAAGACCGCACTCGCCGGCTTCGGCCTGCTCGGCCCGGCGATCGCGACGATTCCTTGGATCATCGCGGGCGTGGGCCTGCCGTTCTATGTCCCCGCAGGTGCCGGACTCCTCGCCGCGGCCCTGCTGTTCCTGATCCCCGATCTCGCCGTACGCGACCAGGCCAAGCGGGCGCGCGAGGAGTTCGCCCACGCTCTGTCCGCCTACCTGGACCTGGTCGCGCTCAAGCGCGCCGCCGACGCCGGCCCCGCACAAGCCCTGGAGAAAGCCGCCACAGTCGGCGAAGGCTGGCCTTTCCTGTACCTGCAGGGCGCGCTGCGCCGGGCCCGGCTGGAGAAGATCCCGCCCTATCAAGCACTCACAGAGTTGTCCGCCCAGTACCGCCTGCCCGTCCTGGACGACATAGCCGACATCATGCGCGGCAGCGCCACCGACGGCGCCGCCGTCTACAAGGCACTGCGGGCCCGCAGCGCCGCCCTCAACGCCGAACTCCTGGCCGCACAGGCCGCCGAGGCGAACACGGCCAGCGAGAAGATGACCGCGCCGGGCGCCCTGCTCGCCGTCCTGGTGATGCTGCTGATGGCGTTCCCCGCGGTGATCCGCATGCTCGCCCTCTGA
- a CDS encoding type II secretion system F family protein — translation MTWLFALLSGMAATSGLIGVVAGATGTTAPRRAPLRQRWQAVLRGGRPQGEDARLGRRTLMAAGGLICVAVWLISGNVVGGALLGAAVIGVPWLITPARMAKEHIGRLEALSEWTQRLAGLLRLGMGLEQAMITSRQGAPDELTPEIVALSDRLRLGWRPEGALRAFADDLDDVTADKVSAALIMSAGDRGPGLAQALEDLSGTVREDVAKKRSIEADRAKPRTTMRWMTIITLGVVVAGFFVPSYTRPYSTLLGQLVLALLTCGFVGVLAAARQLGSFRRIPRFLVTDPASTVRLPIPAPEIPETAHTPEGAAP, via the coding sequence ATGACCTGGTTGTTCGCCCTGCTCAGCGGAATGGCCGCCACCAGCGGGCTGATCGGCGTTGTGGCCGGTGCCACGGGCACCACGGCGCCTCGACGGGCCCCGCTGCGCCAGCGCTGGCAGGCGGTGCTGCGCGGCGGACGCCCTCAAGGCGAGGACGCCCGGCTTGGCAGGCGCACCCTGATGGCCGCAGGGGGTCTGATCTGCGTGGCCGTGTGGCTGATCAGCGGGAACGTCGTCGGCGGTGCGCTGCTGGGCGCGGCCGTCATCGGCGTGCCCTGGCTGATCACCCCCGCGCGGATGGCCAAGGAGCACATCGGCCGCCTTGAAGCCCTGAGCGAGTGGACCCAGCGCCTGGCCGGTCTGCTGCGGCTGGGCATGGGCCTGGAACAGGCGATGATCACCAGCCGTCAGGGGGCGCCGGACGAGCTCACCCCGGAGATCGTCGCCCTGTCCGACCGGCTGCGGCTGGGCTGGCGACCTGAGGGAGCGCTGCGCGCGTTCGCCGATGACCTGGACGATGTCACTGCGGACAAGGTGAGTGCCGCGCTCATCATGTCGGCGGGCGACCGTGGCCCGGGCCTGGCGCAGGCCTTGGAGGACCTGTCGGGCACCGTCCGCGAAGACGTCGCGAAGAAACGTTCCATCGAGGCGGACCGGGCCAAACCGCGCACCACCATGCGATGGATGACGATCATCACGCTGGGGGTCGTGGTGGCGGGGTTCTTCGTGCCGTCCTACACAAGGCCCTACTCCACGCTGCTGGGGCAGCTCGTCCTCGCCCTCCTGACGTGCGGGTTCGTCGGCGTGCTCGCCGCGGCGCGGCAGCTCGGCTCCTTCAGGCGTATCCCCCGCTTCCTGGTCACCGACCCAGCCAGCACCGTCCGCCTGCCGATACCCGCACCAGAAATACCGGAGACCGCCCACACGCCAGAAGGAGCCGCCCCGTGA